The DNA sequence CGGCAACGGTGCGCGCAGAATCCGGCGGACGGTATTACGCGACAGCTTCAGCAGTCGGCTGATCTCGCGCACACTGCGCGCCTGGGCTTGCAGGGTTCGCACGGCGTTGCAGATCTCGGTCGGGGTCATGGTCGCAGTAGCTCCGAAGGTCGGACTGAAGGGCAATGATGGCGGTGTGCAGGCGGGTGAGCGCCACCATCAGGGATTCGGGCAAGGCCTCCGGGCTAAGCTCCGCCAAGCGCCGACGTAGCCGTGTGATGAGCGCGAGCAATTGCCGAAGATCGGCAGCGCACTGGCCTTCGGGACCTTCGCGCAGGTGCTCGTCGAGGCGCTGCTCATCTCGGGCTTGCAGGGTCTGGATGAACAGACGTGGGTGAGCAACCATTCGCTCGCGGGTGGCGCGCGGGGTGCTCTGGTAATGCTGGAACCAGCAATGCAGTTCCCGTGTAGACAGCGGTGTCGAACCTAGCGCGTCGAGCAGTTGCGCGGCATGCTCGGCGTTGGCGCGCGCCAAGGGTGCCAGCACGCGGGTGGCCGCCCAGGTGGAAACGTCTCCCTTGCGTACGGCCGCGAGTAGGGTATCGGGTAGAGCACAGACGAGCTGCAGGCGTCGGCTGACCCAACTGACATCGCGACCACTGCGGCGAGCGAGTTCGTGCTGGCTCAGGCCTTGGTGGTGGACGAGTTCACGCAGGAGCAGCGCTTCTTCCAGGGCCGCAAACGGGCGGCCGTGGGCACGCGCCAGCACCATCAGCAAGGCCTGAGTGAGATCGCAGGTCCAGGATTCGACGCACGCGGTGTCACGCCCCAGTCGACGCAGCGCCAGGATGCGCCGATAGCCGTCGACCAGGATCAGGCGTTCACTACCGTCCTCCGCGGGTACCGCGATGCAGGGGATGAGTTGGCCGCTTTGTTCGATGGAACGGGCCAGGTGCTCGACCGCCCGC is a window from the Gemmatimonadaceae bacterium genome containing:
- a CDS encoding ParB N-terminal domain-containing protein — its product is MDTPTHGAREVDLHRLDLRFADARLLEPRAVEHLARSIEQSGQLIPCIAVPAEDGSERLILVDGYRRILALRRLGRDTACVESWTCDLTQALLMVLARAHGRPFAALEEALLLRELVHHQGLSQHELARRSGRDVSWVSRRLQLVCALPDTLLAAVRKGDVSTWAATRVLAPLARANAEHAAQLLDALGSTPLSTRELHCWFQHYQSTPRATRERMVAHPRLFIQTLQARDEQRLDEHLREGPEGQCAADLRQLLALITRLRRRLAELSPEALPESLMVALTRLHTAIIALQSDLRSYCDHDPDRDLQRRANPASPGAQCARDQPTAEAVA